In a genomic window of Passer domesticus isolate bPasDom1 chromosome 3, bPasDom1.hap1, whole genome shotgun sequence:
- the PPM1B gene encoding protein phosphatase 1B isoform X2 yields MGAFLDKPKTEKHNAHGAGNGLRYGLSSMQGWRVEMEDAHTAVVGIPHGLEDWSFFAVYDGHAGSRVANYCSTHLLEHITNNEDFRATEKPGSALEPSVENVKSGIRTGFLKIDEYMRNFADLRNGMDRSGSTAVGVMISPEHVYFINCGDSRAVLYRNGQVCFSTQDHKPCNPREKERIQNAGGSVMIQRVNGSLAVSRALGDYDYKCVDGKGPTEQLVSPEPEVCEILRAEEDEFIILACDGIWDVMSNEELCEYVKSRLEVSDDLETVCNWVVDTCLHKGSRDNMSIVLVCFSNAPKVSEEAVKKDAELDKYLESRVEEIMEKAGEEGMPDLAHVIRILTAENIPNLPPGGGLAGKRNIIENVYTRLNPHRDNEGGSGDLEDPW; encoded by the exons ATGGGTGCATTTTTGGATAAaccaaaaactgaaaaacataATGCTCATGGTGCAGGGAATGGCTTGCGTTACGGCCTCAGCAGTATGCAGGGATGGAGAGTGGAAATGGAAGATGCTCACACAGCTGTTGTAGGTATTCCCCATGGCTTAGAGGACTGGTCCTTTTTTGCTGTCTATGATGGTCACGCAGGATCTCGTGTTGCAAATTACTGCTCCACGCACTTATTAGAACACATCACTAACAATGAAGACTTTAGGGCGACAGAAAAACCTGGATCTGCTCTTGAACCTTCAGTGGAAAATGTCAAGAGTGGAATCAGAACTGGCTTTTTGAAAATTGATGAGTATATGCGCAATTTCGCAGACCTCAGAAATGGCATGGACAGAAGTGGCTCAACAGCAGTGGGAGTTATGATTTCACCTGAGCATGTATACTTTATCAACTGTGGTGATTCACGTGCTGTTCTCTATAGGAATGGACAAGTCTGTTTTTCAACACAGGATCACAAACCTTGCAATCCGAGGGAGAAAGAGCGAATCCAGAATGCAGGAGGCAGTGTAATGATTCAGCGTGTTAATGGTTCATTGGCAGTTTCTCGAGCTCTGGGGGACTATGACTACAAATGTGTTGATGGTAAAGGCCCTACAGAACAACTTGTTTCTCCAGAGCCTGAGGTGTGTGAAATTTTAAGGGCAGAAGAAGATGAGTTTATCATCCTGGCTTGTGATGGCATCTGGGATGTAATGAGCAATGAAGAGCTCTGTGAATATGTAAAGTCTAGACTTGAAGTATCAGATGACCTGGAAACAGTGTGCAATTGGGTAGTGGACACTTGTTTACATAAG GGGAGTCGTGATAACATGAGTATTGTATTagtttgtttttcaaatgcTCCTAAGGTCTCAGAGGAGGCAGTGAAAAAAGATGCCGAGTTGGATAAGTACTTGGAATCACGGGTTGAAG aaattatGGAAAAAGCAGGTGAAGAAGGAATGCCTGATCTTGCTCATGTTATTCGTATTTTAACTGCAGAGAATATCCCTAATTTACCACCAGGAGGTGGTTTAGCTGGCAA
- the PPM1B gene encoding protein phosphatase 1B isoform X3 — MGAFLDKPKTEKHNAHGAGNGLRYGLSSMQGWRVEMEDAHTAVVGIPHGLEDWSFFAVYDGHAGSRVANYCSTHLLEHITNNEDFRATEKPGSALEPSVENVKSGIRTGFLKIDEYMRNFADLRNGMDRSGSTAVGVMISPEHVYFINCGDSRAVLYRNGQVCFSTQDHKPCNPREKERIQNAGGSVMIQRVNGSLAVSRALGDYDYKCVDGKGPTEQLVSPEPEVCEILRAEEDEFIILACDGIWDVMSNEELCEYVKSRLEVSDDLETVCNWVVDTCLHKGSRDNMSIVLVCFSNAPKVSEEAVKKDAELDKYLESRVEGKESA; from the exons ATGGGTGCATTTTTGGATAAaccaaaaactgaaaaacataATGCTCATGGTGCAGGGAATGGCTTGCGTTACGGCCTCAGCAGTATGCAGGGATGGAGAGTGGAAATGGAAGATGCTCACACAGCTGTTGTAGGTATTCCCCATGGCTTAGAGGACTGGTCCTTTTTTGCTGTCTATGATGGTCACGCAGGATCTCGTGTTGCAAATTACTGCTCCACGCACTTATTAGAACACATCACTAACAATGAAGACTTTAGGGCGACAGAAAAACCTGGATCTGCTCTTGAACCTTCAGTGGAAAATGTCAAGAGTGGAATCAGAACTGGCTTTTTGAAAATTGATGAGTATATGCGCAATTTCGCAGACCTCAGAAATGGCATGGACAGAAGTGGCTCAACAGCAGTGGGAGTTATGATTTCACCTGAGCATGTATACTTTATCAACTGTGGTGATTCACGTGCTGTTCTCTATAGGAATGGACAAGTCTGTTTTTCAACACAGGATCACAAACCTTGCAATCCGAGGGAGAAAGAGCGAATCCAGAATGCAGGAGGCAGTGTAATGATTCAGCGTGTTAATGGTTCATTGGCAGTTTCTCGAGCTCTGGGGGACTATGACTACAAATGTGTTGATGGTAAAGGCCCTACAGAACAACTTGTTTCTCCAGAGCCTGAGGTGTGTGAAATTTTAAGGGCAGAAGAAGATGAGTTTATCATCCTGGCTTGTGATGGCATCTGGGATGTAATGAGCAATGAAGAGCTCTGTGAATATGTAAAGTCTAGACTTGAAGTATCAGATGACCTGGAAACAGTGTGCAATTGGGTAGTGGACACTTGTTTACATAAG GGGAGTCGTGATAACATGAGTATTGTATTagtttgtttttcaaatgcTCCTAAGGTCTCAGAGGAGGCAGTGAAAAAAGATGCCGAGTTGGATAAGTACTTGGAATCACGGGTTGAAGGTAAGGAATCTGCTTAG